One segment of Caldalkalibacillus thermarum DNA contains the following:
- the mraZ gene encoding division/cell wall cluster transcriptional repressor MraZ, which yields MFLGEYQHTIDNKGRLIIPAKFREGLGTSFIVTRGLDKCLFVYPFSEWKQIEEKLKSLPFTRSDARAFTRFFFSGATECELDKQGRVNIPANLREYAQLEKDCVVIGVSSRVEIWSKGVWEDYFAASEESFAEIAEKIVDFDL from the coding sequence GTGTTCCTAGGTGAATATCAGCACACCATTGACAATAAAGGAAGACTCATTATACCTGCCAAGTTTCGGGAGGGCCTGGGAACATCTTTTATCGTGACCAGAGGATTGGACAAATGTTTGTTTGTCTACCCCTTTTCTGAATGGAAACAGATTGAGGAAAAATTAAAATCTCTCCCGTTTACCCGGTCTGATGCCCGTGCGTTCACCCGCTTTTTCTTCTCAGGCGCAACGGAGTGTGAGCTGGACAAACAAGGAAGAGTGAATATTCCTGCCAACCTGCGTGAATACGCCCAGTTGGAGAAAGACTGCGTTGTTATTGGCGTCAGCAGCCGAGTGGAGATTTGGAGCAAAGGTGTTTGGGAAGACTATTTTGCAGCATCTGAAGAATCGTTTGCTGAGATAGCCGAAAAGATTGTTGACTTTGACCTGTAA
- the rsmH gene encoding 16S rRNA (cytosine(1402)-N(4))-methyltransferase RsmH, with protein sequence MFEHVTVLKEEAVNGLNIKSDGTYVDCTLGGAGHSQLIASRLGPGGCLIGIDQDQEALEHARRRLANFNISLVLVQRNFRYLAEILDEAGFQQVDGVLFDLGVSSPQLDQAERGFSYQHDAPLDMRMDQRQDLTAFDVVNSWSEEQLAEVIYRYGEERYSRRIARRIVETRKKKPIKTTGELVDVIKQSIPAKARQNGPHPAKRTFQAIRIAVNDELNAFEEALSQAIERLNKGGRVAVITFHSLEDRICKQMFRQKSQGCTCPPGLPQCVCGQVPSLKIVNRKPIVPTLQEVEQNPRARSAKLRIAEKI encoded by the coding sequence ATGTTTGAACATGTGACGGTCCTAAAAGAAGAGGCTGTGAACGGACTTAATATAAAATCCGATGGCACTTATGTGGATTGTACGCTTGGCGGAGCTGGGCACAGTCAGCTGATTGCCAGCCGTCTTGGACCAGGCGGTTGCCTGATCGGCATAGATCAGGACCAAGAGGCTCTGGAACATGCCCGGAGGCGGTTGGCAAATTTTAATATCTCTCTTGTTCTTGTGCAGCGTAATTTCCGTTACTTGGCTGAAATTCTTGATGAAGCTGGATTCCAGCAAGTGGATGGAGTTTTGTTTGACCTTGGCGTTTCCTCTCCACAGCTGGACCAAGCCGAGAGGGGGTTCAGTTATCAACATGATGCCCCGCTGGATATGAGAATGGACCAGCGCCAAGATTTAACGGCTTTTGATGTTGTCAACTCCTGGAGCGAGGAACAATTGGCTGAGGTCATCTACCGCTATGGTGAGGAGCGTTATTCCAGACGGATTGCCCGCCGTATCGTCGAGACCCGAAAGAAAAAACCCATTAAAACCACGGGTGAACTGGTGGACGTGATTAAACAAAGTATTCCAGCCAAAGCCCGGCAAAACGGTCCCCATCCAGCCAAGCGCACTTTTCAAGCTATCCGGATTGCAGTCAATGACGAATTGAACGCTTTCGAAGAAGCTCTTTCCCAAGCGATAGAGCGTTTAAATAAAGGGGGCAGAGTGGCGGTGATTACCTTTCACTCATTGGAAGACCGCATCTGTAAACAAATGTTCCGCCAGAAAAGCCAGGGTTGCACCTGTCCCCCTGGCTTGCCCCAATGCGTGTGCGGACAAGTTCCCTCGCTGAAGATTGTAAACCGTAAACCCATTGTGCCCACTCTCCAAGAGGTAGAGCAAAACCCAAGGGCACGGTCAGCCAAGTTGAGAATTGCTGAGAAAATCTGA
- the ftsL gene encoding cell division protein FtsL, translating to MYQYGNVAVKYQNEKRNKHLSRQQHKQEPKQPSQHQPHPQGQSLLSSREKMLYLFAVLIVIAALSLLMARGALLTEMNYELQALERELEHLEENNAKLEVEVIQLSSPERILAIAQNELGMDMRERTVKVLSRSKESAE from the coding sequence ATGTACCAATATGGAAACGTCGCAGTGAAATATCAGAACGAAAAGCGGAACAAACATCTGAGCCGTCAACAGCATAAGCAGGAACCTAAACAGCCGTCCCAACACCAGCCACATCCACAAGGGCAGTCGCTCTTGTCCAGCAGGGAAAAAATGCTGTATCTCTTTGCTGTGTTGATTGTCATAGCTGCCTTAAGTTTGCTGATGGCCAGGGGTGCTTTACTGACAGAAATGAACTATGAGCTTCAAGCGTTGGAACGTGAACTGGAACATCTGGAAGAAAACAATGCCAAGTTGGAAGTTGAAGTCATCCAGCTCAGCTCACCGGAACGTATCTTGGCCATTGCTCAAAATGAACTGGGCATGGACATGCGGGAGCGCACAGTTAAAGTCCTGTCCAGGTCCAAGGAAAGTGCTGAGTGA
- a CDS encoding penicillin-binding transpeptidase domain-containing protein, whose protein sequence is MSHTKIRSRSQFVGAIFLLLFFAVIYRFYTLQVVEASWYQERAQAMYERERVLEPERGSIFDRNHNILAKEVKAYTVIAILDQNVPNHVKDPQATAEQLAPILDMSQEQLYQLLTQKDRQQVELRPGGWKIDAQKMEAIRELELEGITFREETRRYYPNHTFASHILGFVDLDGEARMGLELELDKYLRGEKGLVKYKQDLKGNRLISGTETVEYPKDGHDVYLTIDQRIQLFVEQALDEVYREYRPEKMTVIVSDPHTGQILAMSNRPSFDPNNYSSITNYWNDSVSYAFEPGSTFKVITFAAAIEEGIYNGHETFQSGSYAVPGKIIRDHNRQGWGTITFLEGMQKSSNVASVILGYERMKKEVFYHYIDRFGFGKLTGIDLPGEHPGYVIPLEEAKPVDLAAMTFGQGGLMVTPIQQIQAINVIANGGKLMKPYVIDSIYDPNSDKVVLQNKPTVVDPQVVSPQTAKQMRDILETVVTDGTGTNFHIDGYQVAGKTGTAQKAENGRYVRGKYIHSFVGFAPKDDPKLSVFVAIDSPQVDQYYLGGAAVAKVFKYVMENSLQYLNVTREIEEVSAADFEAEWPTVGDYRRLFVENGRKKGEQDGFDVHILGQGNEITEQYPTPGTPMPEGSRLYLIAGEVRHVETPDMTGWSLKEVLDWASVTRMKVRAEGHGYVTAQNVSPGVRLRPGSELQVTLEPKFDGR, encoded by the coding sequence ATGAGTCACACTAAAATACGCAGCCGGAGTCAATTTGTGGGAGCAATATTTTTATTGCTCTTTTTTGCTGTTATATATCGTTTTTATACCCTTCAAGTCGTTGAAGCTTCCTGGTATCAGGAACGGGCCCAGGCGATGTATGAGCGTGAGAGGGTATTGGAGCCCGAGCGGGGTTCTATCTTTGACCGCAACCATAATATACTGGCCAAGGAAGTGAAGGCATACACGGTTATTGCCATATTGGATCAAAACGTGCCCAACCATGTGAAGGATCCGCAAGCGACAGCCGAACAACTGGCTCCCATTCTTGATATGTCCCAAGAGCAGCTTTATCAGCTGTTAACTCAGAAAGACCGCCAACAGGTGGAACTCAGGCCAGGAGGATGGAAAATAGATGCACAAAAGATGGAAGCCATTCGGGAACTGGAACTGGAGGGGATTACTTTTCGGGAAGAGACCAGACGTTACTATCCTAACCATACCTTTGCTTCCCATATATTGGGTTTTGTTGACCTGGATGGAGAAGCGAGAATGGGGCTGGAACTTGAGCTGGACAAGTACTTGCGGGGAGAAAAAGGATTAGTGAAGTATAAGCAGGATTTAAAAGGAAACAGGCTTATCTCCGGTACGGAAACCGTTGAATATCCTAAAGATGGTCATGATGTTTATCTGACGATTGATCAACGTATCCAGCTATTTGTGGAACAAGCACTGGATGAGGTGTATCGTGAATACCGGCCGGAAAAAATGACGGTCATTGTTTCAGATCCCCATACCGGTCAAATATTGGCCATGTCCAACCGCCCCTCCTTTGATCCGAATAACTACTCCTCAATTACCAACTATTGGAATGATTCGGTGTCCTATGCTTTTGAACCTGGTTCAACATTTAAAGTCATTACTTTTGCTGCAGCCATCGAGGAAGGCATCTATAACGGGCATGAAACATTTCAATCGGGCAGTTATGCAGTGCCGGGGAAAATTATCCGTGACCATAATCGCCAGGGATGGGGCACCATTACCTTTTTGGAGGGGATGCAAAAATCAAGTAACGTGGCTTCAGTCATTCTGGGGTACGAACGGATGAAGAAAGAGGTGTTTTACCATTACATTGACCGTTTTGGATTTGGTAAACTGACCGGCATTGATTTGCCTGGCGAGCATCCCGGTTATGTCATTCCGTTGGAGGAGGCAAAGCCGGTTGACCTTGCCGCCATGACTTTTGGCCAAGGCGGGTTGATGGTTACCCCCATTCAGCAGATCCAGGCGATCAACGTCATTGCTAACGGCGGTAAGTTAATGAAACCCTATGTCATCGATTCCATTTATGACCCCAATTCTGATAAAGTGGTTTTACAAAATAAACCGACCGTGGTTGATCCGCAAGTGGTTTCTCCCCAAACTGCCAAACAAATGAGGGATATACTCGAAACGGTTGTAACAGATGGGACCGGAACCAATTTTCATATTGACGGTTACCAGGTTGCTGGTAAGACAGGGACTGCCCAAAAAGCAGAAAATGGCCGTTATGTTCGCGGGAAGTACATTCATTCTTTTGTGGGCTTTGCCCCTAAAGATGATCCCAAACTATCCGTTTTCGTGGCCATTGATTCCCCGCAGGTGGACCAGTACTATTTGGGGGGTGCCGCTGTGGCCAAAGTCTTCAAGTACGTCATGGAGAACAGTCTGCAATACCTCAACGTGACCCGGGAGATTGAGGAGGTCTCGGCGGCAGATTTTGAAGCGGAGTGGCCAACAGTGGGAGATTACCGGCGCCTCTTTGTAGAAAACGGGAGAAAAAAAGGGGAACAAGACGGTTTTGACGTGCACATTTTGGGCCAGGGAAACGAAATAACAGAACAGTATCCCACTCCCGGAACGCCTATGCCTGAAGGCAGCCGCTTGTACCTCATCGCCGGAGAGGTCCGTCATGTAGAAACTCCGGATATGACCGGATGGTCATTAAAGGAAGTTTTGGACTGGGCGTCAGTCACAAGGATGAAGGTTCGTGCCGAAGGACATGGATATGTGACGGCTCAAAATGTGTCGCCAGGTGTACGGCTGCGACCGGGAAGTGAGTTGCAAGTCACCTTAGAGCCAAAGTTTGACGGCAGATAG